Within the Dolichospermum compactum NIES-806 genome, the region TGTCTCTTAGAAATGGGTCATGTTCCCACTAAATTTACCCACCGTCACGCTTTAGGATATGTTTCTGGTTTATATGGCTCTCAGACTTTTCATCGTCAAGAGTGTGGCTTAGATCCTGCAAGCATTATTAAGAAGTTAAAGGAATAATATTCATGTCAAATAATGTAATGAGAAAAAAACAATTAACAACAATTTTGCCAGATATATTGGTTATTATCTGTTGTATTACAAGTATCGGATTTACTATAATTGAATCCACACTCAATACTGACGCTCATCATTGGGGGCTAATGTATGCTAATGCAGCAGATTTAAATAGGGGATTAATTCCGTACAAAGAAATATTTATCCAATATGGTTTTTTGACCACTTTTATACAAAGTTTGTCCTTAAATATTTTCGGTAATACAGTAGTATCAGTTGGAATCATAACTGGTATATTCTATGCAGCCAATATTTATCTTTCTTATTGTCTATGGCGCAAAATCCTTAATAGATGGTCATCTGCCTTATCATCAGTAGTAATGTTTTTAGTTCATGGCTATATCATTTATCCATGGGCAAATTATTTTTCTTACACATTTCTGTTAATATCCCTATTATTTTTAACGGCATCACCTCAGAGAAGAAATCGGTATTTATTATCAGGATTTTTCTTGGCTCTTAGTTTTTTGGCAAGACAGACATTCTTTATATTAGCTCCTATCTATCTGTATTTCTTGCTAATATATATTTCTTCAGAGCAAGATAAGCGGAAAATACACCTGAAAAATATTGCGATGTTCCATGTTGGTATGCTTGGCGTTATTGGAGCTTTTTTAATTTATGTAATCAGAGAATCTGCTTTTGGAGATTGGATAAATCAGAGTTTCGTAATTGGGAAATTTTACAGAGGCTTTTTACATCCAAGAAATATATTGAATTTTTTAAAACTAATAATTTTTCCTTTTGCTGGAGATGGAAGATTATTGTTGTACTCACTTGTCTTTTTTAACGCTCTTATAATTTTTATTATTTTTATTAGAACAAGCCTTTTAAGGAAAATCAAAGGACTTCAGGAACAAGTTCAGGAAAGGGATAATCTTTTATTTTTGTTTAGCTCTGTTATTCTTTTTGGATATCTTCAGTCTCTACACATTTATGAAGTGTTTAGACTACAAAGTTCATCTTCATTGGGTTTTGGTTTATTAATTTTCTCTCTATGCAAACTTTCAAATAGATTTGAGAAATGGGAAAGATTAGTTTTGAGCGTCCCTTTTATTTGCCTATTTTTTTATTTAATGCAAACATTAGTGTTCCACGGAACTTCTTCTGTATATTTTCCATGGAAATTGAATCGGCATTTATTAGTCAGTCATCAACTTAAACAACCAGAAAATATCGAAATGTTACAAAATAAACTTTATGATGAAAAGACTAGGATTTACTATCAAACTCTTGCAAAAACAATGAGCAGTTATGACTGTAAGCTTGACTACTTAGTAAATTTTACTAAGAACAGCTACGTTCCCCTACTCTCAAAATCTTTTAAAAGAGTGCAGAGATCGCCATTCTATAATGAATCAATGTCTAAGATAATCTTTCAAGATGAACAAGAGAAAATTACTCACTTGTTTATTCAGAAAAAAGCACTTTTAATCGCCGCGGATATTAAGCAAATTCCCGAAAACTATCAGGTTATTTTAGAAGTCGAAAAACCTGAAATACCATTTATTCAGGACAAAATAACATACATTGCAGTTCCCAAGGTAATTTCTTCCAGTTGTCAAGTTAAGAATTAAGGTAATATTATGACTTTAGAACAAAAAATCAGACGACTACAGGGACCAATTTTAGTTTTGGGCGCTAGTGGCTTTGTGGGTGCTAATTTACTTAGGCAATTACTCAATTATCGGGATGATGTTTTTGGCACGACATCCCGGTTTCCTGCTTGGCGATTAGAAGGATTAAATGACGAGAATATCTTTGCTGTTGATTTGCTGGTTGATTCCAACATAGATTTTTTACTGGAAAAAACCCAGCCGAAAACAATATTTAATTGCGTGGCTTTTGGTGCTTATTCTTTTGAAAAAGATAGTCAACTTATCTATCAAACTAATTTGAATTTAACAGCCAAACTTCTAGAAAGAATTGCTACCTGCCAAATTTCTTGTTATGTTCATGCTGGCAGTTCTTCAGAATATGGAGATAATTGTTCAGGCCCTCATGAAACTGAGCTACCTGCTCCTAATAGTGATTATGCTGTTTCTAAAATTGCCTGTGCTAATCTCCTCTACTTCTATGGCAAAAAAAAGCAACTGCCTTGCGCTAATTTAAGATTGTATTCTGTTTATGGTCCTTTAGAAGATTCTTCCCGCCTCATTCCCAATCTAATTCGCCACGGAGTTGAGGAAAAATATCCCAATTTTGTCAGTCCTGATATTTCTAGGGATTTTGTTTATGTTGATGATGTTAGTGAGGCTTTTATTGATACAGCATTAAATCTCAAAGAAGAAGATTATGGCGAATCATTTAATATTGGTAGTGGACAAAAAACTACAATTGGTGATGTAGCCAAGGTTGCTAGTGAAATATTTAATATCAACACTGAACCTGTCTATAATTCCATGGAAAATCGCCATTGGGATATTAGCGACTGGTATGCAAATGCAACAAAGGCTCAAGAAAAGTTACAATGGAAAGCCAAGACAAATTTTCGAGAAGGGTTAATAAAAACAACCGCATGGTATCGAGAACTAGAGGATAAAGAAAGATATCATCAGAGTTCTAAAAAGTTTGGTTTAGATACCAAGTACAGCGTAACAGCAATTATTGCTTGTTACAAAGATAATCAAGCAATTCCTATTATGTACAAACGTCTTCGGGAGACCTTTCTCAGACTAAATATTGAGTATGAAATTATCTTTGTTAATGATTGTAGTCCCGATAATAGTGAACAAGTAATTCAAGAAATTTCACGAACTGATAAACGGGTGATTGGTATTTCTCATGCGCGAAACTTCGGTTCTCAATCTGCTTTCAAAAGTGGCATGGAAATAGCGACTAAAAATGCCTGTGTTTTACTTGATGGGGATCTACAAGATCCACCGGAATTAATTGAAACATTTGTCGAAAAGTGGCGAGAAGGATATGACGTAGTTTATGGTCGTCGCAAAAAACGCCAAGCTCCCTTGTTTATGCAGATTGCCTATAAGGCTTTTTATCGTATTTTTGATCATTTTTCCTATCTCTCCATTCCCCATGATGCGGGAGACTTTTCTTTAATGGATAAGAAGGTTGTCCAAGCGATTTTACAGTTTCCTGAACGAGACTTATTTCTCCGGGGAGTTAGAGCATTTGTGGGCTTTAAACAGATTGGTATAAACTATGTTAGACCAGAACGAATGTTTGGCGTAACAACTAACAATTTAGCTAAGAATATCGGCTGGGCTAAAAAAGGGATTTTATCTTTTAGTTACACTCCTTTAACTATGATCAGTTTTATGGGTACAGTATTACTGTTATTGACCCTGTTATTAGCAACCGTACAAATTATTATCCGAATTCTTGTTCCAGATTCAGTGCCAGAAGGGGTAACTACAGTATTACTTACTATTTTATTTTTTGGTTCACTGAATTTATTTAGCATCAGTATTGTCGCTGAATATATTGCCAAAATATTTGAAGAGGTTAAACAGAGACCACATTTTATTCGTCGGACAATTACTAAGAATGGAGAAATTAGAGATGCTTACAATGTCGTTAAAAATTAACGTTTAATATTACAAGGAATTAAAAATGATTCAAGAAGGATTTAAGCCACTTAGCAACACTCCCCCTGATACTCTACTCAATAAGTTAAAATTTTGGGCAAGGTTAGTTCTAGATTTTCAAACGAATACTGTGTATAGACATCTGCAAGAATTTCTCCCTAAAATGCAGGGAAAAGTCCTAGATATCGGCTGTGGGCAAAGTCCTTATAAGCATCTTCTTAATAGTCAAAAAACTCAATATTATGGACTTGATATTGAAGAAGCAAATCAGAAATTTAACTATGAAAATTCTGAGATTATTCACTTTGATGGATATAATATTCCTTTGAGTTCTGATTCAATTGATGGTTTTATTTGTACCGAAGTTCTTGAACATATCCAAGAACCGGAAAAGTTTATTACCGAAATTTATCGAGTTTTAAAACGGGGGGGGGTAGGAATACTTACTGTTCCTTGGTCAGCAAGATATCACTATATTCCTTATGATTATTACAGATATACTCCATCAACACTGAACCAGTTTTTTCAAGATTTTTCATCAATTAAAATTGCCCCTAGAGGTACAGATATTACCGTGATTGTTTCAAAGATTATTGTTGCCTATTTTCGAGGGTTGCAATCACCTAAAAAATTTATATCGTGGCTTTTAAAGGTTATAGTAGCCTTAATTGTTTTTCCTTTTTTTGTTTTATGTATTTTTGTTGGGCATCTTTCATTATTTTTTGGATTAGGCTCTAAAGATGATCCTCTCGGTTATACAATTTGGCTTAAAAAGTAATTTTGTGTATAACATAAAGTATTACAGCAAATTGTCATCAAACCCGGAACAAGAACCCCACCCCCAACCCCCTCCCCGCAAGCGATGAGGGGGCTAAGATGTACCTTATAAGCTGTTGTGCATTTAGTTTGTATAATTCTAGCGGGCAAGATGCCGCACCACAAAGTTCAGGTAAATTATGGTTATCAAATTTAGCTGCGTAACAGCTTATGATTGGAAATCGCTGTAATAATCGGATTTTTTTTTAAAGATGAAATGTTAATTTCAAGTCTGAAATTTCTGAAAAGAAGAAAATAAAAATGAAAATGGTTAATCGTTCCTGTCCAGTTTGCGGTTCAAAGGATCAGTCTAAAGTCTTTGCTGAGGCTGACTTTGATCTTAATCAATTAGACAGTTTTGCCTTTGCTTCTCGTAAACTGCCTGAATATATGCACTACAGACTGATATCTTGTCCAACTTGTGATGTACTGTATGCCAGTCCAATTCCTGAATTAAGTGAANNNNNNNNNNNNNNNNNNNNNNNNNNNNNNNNNNNNNNNNNNNNNNNNNNNNNNNNNNNNNNNNNNNNNNNNNNNNNNNNNNNNNNNNNNNNNNNNNNNNNNNNNNNNNNNNNNNNNNNNNNNNNNNNNNNNNNNNNNNNNNNNNNNNNNNNNNNNNNNNNNNNNNNNNNNNNNNNNNNNNATCATGAAGCTGCTTTTGATAGTTCAGAAGAAGCCCATTATGCGAGTCGTACTTATGCCAGTTTTTTACCCGAAATTATGCAACATATTCCTAATTTAGATGGTGCGATTGATATTGGCACAGGGGATGGAGCATTTTTAGAGGAATTGCTGCGTACAGGGTTTACTTCTGTTATTGGAGTAGAACCTTCCCAAGCACCTATTCTAGCTGCTAAGGAGGAAATACAACCATTAATTAAGCATGGTCTTTTCAGAGTTGAGGATTTTCAAGCGGGAACTTTTAGTCTTATTACTTGTTTTCAAACTCTAGAACATTTGTATGACCCTAAACAAATGTGTCAAGATGCTTATACTCTTGTCAAAAAAGGTGGGGCTGTTTTTTTCATTTGTCATAATCATCGCGCTCTCTCAGCTAAAATTTTGAGAATGAGATCTCCCATTTTTGATATTGAACATTTACAATTGTTCTCGGAAAAAAGTGCTAGATATCTTTTAAAAACGAATGGTTTTACAACGATAACAACTAAAGTTATCTTTAATCGTTATCCTTTACATTACTGGGTAAAATTATTCCCACTTCCTTTAAAACTCAAGCGCTTCTGTCTTTCTTTTCTGAAGAAGACAAAAATCGGCTACTTACCCGTTTCTATTCCCGCTGGTAATCTTGCAGTAATCGGTTATAAAAAGTGAAATTAAACTGGAAAATTTAGACTTAAAAAAATCTTCTCAGTTGGGATTTTTGCAAATTATCAGTTTTATAAATTACATCTACGAAATCAGAATTGAAAGAAGCAAAACATTTTTTAAAATTCTCAGATTCACGTAAAGCTATAATATGAATATAATTCTACGTTAACTGACTCGTAACATAAATTGGATCTTTATAAATCATTAGTTGGTCATTTCCTATTTACTCTGGTGAAAACCGAACCGGAGTGGTTGCACAAACAAACCATCGGTAGTCTAAATTGGCTGTCGAAAGCCAGTTATTATCCTTATACCAATTGGTTAAACAGCCTCCTTCAGCAGTATCTGTGTCTAAATGATCCACGATTGGAACAAACCATACTGGGAATGAAATTTCCCAATCCTTTGGGGTTAGCCGCTGGATTTGATAAAGATGGTATTGCTGCTAATATTTGGCATAATTTTGGTTTTGGTTTTGCTGAATTGGGTACTGTTACTTATCACCCCCAACCGGGAAATCCGCCCCCTCGGTTGTTTCGTTTACCTTTAGATCAAGCAGCACTTAACCGGATGGGTTTTAATAATTCTGGTGCAGTCGCTATGGCTGCAAGATTAACAGAGGCAAAACAACATTTAATTCACCCAGTCCCGATACCGATAGGAATAAACTTAGGTAAATCTAAGATAACATCCTTGGAACTAGCAGCGCAGGATTATCTAGAGAGTTTTCGATTACTTAAGGATTTGGGTGATTATTTTGTAGTTAATGTTTCCTCTCCCAATACACCGGGATTGCGATCGCTCCAGGATGCTGCCATGCTCAATCAAATATTGGACGGAATACAACAGGAAAACACCGCGAAAAAACCCATATTTGTGAAAATAGCCCCCGATTTAGAGTGGGAGGCCATATCTGACATTATTGCTCTGGTAAAAACTTACCAAATCGCTGGTTTAATCGCCACCAACACCACTATTAGCCGGGAAGGACTCAAAACCCAAATCATTGAAAAAACTGGCAAATCTCCCCAAGAAGAAGCGGGAGGAATTAGTGGAAAACCAGTGCGCGATCGCTCCACAGAAGTCATTCGCTTTATTTACCAACAAACCCAGGGACAAATGCCCATCATTGGCGTAGGTGGCATATTTACCGCCCAGGATGCTTGGGAAAAAATCACAGCCGGTGCTTGTCTAGTCCAAACTTATACAGGCTGGATATATGAAGGACCAATAATGGTACGCCGCATCCTCGCCGGTTTATTAACCAAATTAGAAGAAAACGGCTTAACATCCATCAGTCAAGCGATAGGGATGGGTAATAGGTAATACGATTTTAGAGGATGTTTTAAAAGTGGTATCCCATAATTTTCATCACATTGTTACCCCCCTTAGTCCCCCCGATGCTTTGGGGGAAAACCGGAAAAATTAGTTCCCTCCCCAAAGCATCGGGGAGGTTTAGGGAGGGGTAATTTGAGGAATAATGGTGATTCGATAACTTGTGTGTACACCGTAGCCTTTATAAGGCGATGGTTGAAAAGTTTTTAATAAACAAACCCCTCTCCAAACCTCTCCCCGCTTCGGGGAGAGGCTTTGAAACCCCCCTTCCCAGCCTTCGGCACGCTGCGCTAACGTAGGGAAGGGGGGCAGGGGGTTAGGTTTTTGGAGATTATCGGTTTCATCTAATACTTTTCAAACAACCTCTAAGGGGAGAGTTAGGGAGGGGTAAAACATTTGATCCAGCAACCATGACTTTTCAAACACCCCCCAAGCTAAAAACAACTCTTTTTCCTGTTGCCTATTCCTGAATTGGGAAAAACTCCTTAGACCTACGAGAATAGGACCAAGCAATACCATCAGGATCACGGCTACGACACCACTCAGCAAAATCTGGGTCATTGCGTCGTTTGTACACCGTACTGGAATAGACATTTAGCCGTTTGGCTAATTCAGATTGGATCAAAGAACCAAAAACTAACTGTTCTTCTAGAGGTTTTCTCACTTCCTCATGGGTAGGAACAGGTAAAGATTCAGATTCAGATTCCAATTTAGATTCAGATTGCGTTTCCTCCTCCTGGGGAATGGGTGGAGGTGGAGCCAAAAACGAACGGACAATCTTAGTAACTGGTTGAGCGGGAAGTTTTTCTACTAATTCACTACTATCAAGAATATCGCCGAGAATACTGGCATTAATAAAGTAGTACGATTGATACTCCTCATTTTCTGAATCTAGTACACTAGCACCAAATTCCCTAGCTTTGCCATCTAAATAGCTTTTTGCCGCCTCTCCAGAAAAATTACCCTTGATTGCCAAGTCCATGGGCGTAATTTTCCCCTGATTTTCCTGAATTAACTCATAAAAAAGCGGATTAACTTGATTGCACCACTTTTCCCATCTAGATTGCTGCCAAAGATTGAAAACCATTAACAGACCTAAGATTACCAGTAAAACTTTCCAGGTATTGACTAGGAAAACAATCAAAAACGATATCGGCAAAATTAGAACGAGAAAACTTTTGCCTGAGTTTTCTATGATTTTTTCATTCATGCTGATTTTTGCCAAATTAATTTTTAGAAAATAATATTTCTATCTTGGCAAAAATTTGGACATTTGTTTGTATCTTTTGGCAAAATTGTCGCCAATTATTCGGCAAAAGCTACTGATGCCATAAAAAGTACCTAACTATATCAGTATGTATTTCAAGCCTTTGAAAAATTGGTGTGTAGTCAGATTAGGTTCACAAAGATTAAAATTAAGCAGTGATATGGAGGTATGCACTGGCATGAGATCCTAATTTTCATCCCAGAGGCTTACACCGAAAAGATTTGACTCCTGATTGCTGACCGCCCAAAGCTATTATAATAATCAATCAATAATCATTAAAATATGAAGATACCTGGATTTACCAGTAACAGAGATAAAAAATCAACTTCAACTAGACGAAAATCCTATTTTTTGATTCCCCCATTAGCACTTTGGCATCCTTGGTGGCATCAAATTGTGGATTGGATGGTAATATTTTTAACTGTAATGTTATGCTTACTAATGTTGCCAACTCGTCTTCCTGGGATGGAATTATTAGGCATTGGCCCTAACTGGCTACTGATTTGGGTCGTGGCTTGGAGTGTTAATCGCCCAGTATTTTCTGGGCTGCTGTCAGGAATCATTTTGGGACTACTGCGAGATGCAATGACATCACCAGATCCCACTCATGCCTTGTGTTTGGGAATTGTGGGAATGTTAACCGCCCTGATGCAAAAACAGCGGTTTATTCAAGAAGACTTTATTTCTATTGCTTTAATTGTATTTGTGATGGCTGTGGTGGCAGACACTATTTTTGCTTTCCAGTTATCTTGGGAAGGAAATCGTCATGTAGCCAGTATTTGGACATATTACCAGCGTGCAACCTTAGCTTCGGCAATTCTTAGTAGTTTGTGGGCGCCTGTGGTTTATTATCCTCTTAATCGCTGGTGGCAGCAAATGAAATTAATTCGTAATTCGTAAGTCAAATGGATAATTTTCCAGGAGTCTCTCCAGCATCTACATCCTTAACTGAAAACCATCCTGTAGTCCCAGAATTAGTAAGTAATGACTTTGATTCGCGGATGATGCTACGGTGCGTGGAATTAGCTCGTCTGGCGTTGGGATACACTTCACCAAATCCCCTAGTGGGGGCGGTGGTTGTCCAGAATGGGGAGATTGTGGGAGAAGGTTTTCATCCCCGTGCCGGTGAACCTCACGCTGAGGTTTTTGCTCTCAGAGCAGCGGGAGAACGGGCGCACTCAAGCACTGTTTATGTGAGTCTTGAGCCTTGTAATCACTATGGACGGACTCCTCCCTGTTCGGAAGGATTAATCAATGCTGGTGTGTCTAAGGTGGTGGTAGGGATGGTTGATCCTAATCCCTTGGTAGCAGGTGGTGGGATTGCGCGGCTAAGGGCTGCGGGGATCGAAGTTGTAGTTGGAGTAGAGGAAGCGGCTTGTCGGCGTTTAAATGAAGGGTTTATTCATCGCATTCTCTATCAACGACCTTTAGGTATTTTGAAATATGCTATGACTTTAGATGGTAAAATTGCCACTACTGCTGGTCATAGCGCTTGGGTAACAAATCAAGATGCTCGCACTGAGGTGTATCAATTGCGAGCCGCTTGTGATGCGGTGATTGTTGGTGGGAATACAGTGAGAAAAGATAATCCTTTCTTGACTAGCCATCAAGTTGCGGCTCATAATCCTCTACGAGTGGTGATGAGTCGTAGTCTGAATTTACCAGAACAGGCTTGGCTATGGGATACTCAGGAAGCTCCAACTTTGGTTGTAACGGAAGTTGGCAGTTCACAAGCTTTTCAAAAAATGCTGCGGTCAGAAGGTGTGGAAGTGGTAGAATTTAGCTCCCTCACTCCAGAAATAGTCATGGGTTATTTATATGAGCGCGGTTTTTGTAGCGTGCTATGGGAATGTGGTGGTATTTTAGCAGCTAGTGCGATCGCTCAAGGCGCTGTCCAAAAAATCATGGCATTTATCGCCCCCAAAATTATTGGTGGAGATCATGCTCCTACACCTGTGGGAGACTTGGGTTTAACCAGTATGACTGAAGCCTTACCGTTGGAGCGGGTAAGTTGGCGAATTGTCGGTAATGATTGCTTAGTAGAAGGTTATTTACCATCGAAAGTTAAATAAACAGCACAACTACTTCACTATGACTGTTGGCGTTCATAAGCTAAATCACGAATCAGACTCAGCCGAGATTGGATGTAATCACACAAGAAATCAATTTCATGAGGATCTAAAAAAGCTTGATTAGTTATTTGTTTCACCAACCACTGCACCAAACTAGCATCATCAAGCTGTAAAAGTGTTACTGTGTGGGTGGCTTCAACGATAGACCAAAGTTGACGCATGATAGTTGGAGTCATTAGACCTCTATTTAGTCATTAGTTTAGTTCTTTTCAGATTACACAATTCTGATATTAACTGACTGCATAAATCTACAACTAGATATAACTATTATTAAAAATTTAATAAATGACCAAATGTTTTGCTGAAAATTAAGAAATGTCAAGTTATATGAATTAACTTAATTTAACTTAACTAAGACCACAATTTGTCATTAGTGAACGTTATTTTTTGTTGTGTTTTACTCTTTTTACAAAAAAAGGGAACAGGGAACAGGGAACAGAGAACAGGGAAGAAACACGCATTTGCACCCGTTTAGAGCTTCATTCACAAAAAAGATGTTTTTACAAGATGCGTAGCACGAAAACAACAGTGTCATTATTTCAATCTCATGTTTAAAAACATGAGTTCTTTTTGTTCCCTTTGAGTAATTTTGATCAAAACAATAACAAACTACTCCAACATATTGATAAACAATGGCTTGAACTGTTTTTACTTTAGTTTTAAAGTTTATTAACTTCCAATTTCCGATTTTTTGTACTAAAGTAAATGTAACCAGGTTATCTATATTTTTACAAGATGACAAAGTAATGGTTCAACCTGATAACATAAGGAATGCGGTTGAGGAAAACCTCTCAACGTTTCACTCTATTGATATAAATAACATAAATCAATATTGCCAAAACAATCCTGTTGGCAAAATGTTACCTGATGCCTTTTACATTCACATTTTAGCTCTACATACTCTTGATCCTTGGCTTCAGGAATATGAAAGCCGCGCCCGTAGTGCCTTACCTAAAGTTCAGGTGGCAACTATAGTCAAGTTTAGCACAAACAAACCCAAGATTTCCTATCTATTTTATCCTGATTTTGATACTGATCCTCATCCGGCTTTACAAGCTAGTATTCAGGTTG harbors:
- a CDS encoding glycosyltransferase family 39 protein, translating into MSNNVMRKKQLTTILPDILVIICCITSIGFTIIESTLNTDAHHWGLMYANAADLNRGLIPYKEIFIQYGFLTTFIQSLSLNIFGNTVVSVGIITGIFYAANIYLSYCLWRKILNRWSSALSSVVMFLVHGYIIYPWANYFSYTFLLISLLFLTASPQRRNRYLLSGFFLALSFLARQTFFILAPIYLYFLLIYISSEQDKRKIHLKNIAMFHVGMLGVIGAFLIYVIRESAFGDWINQSFVIGKFYRGFLHPRNILNFLKLIIFPFAGDGRLLLYSLVFFNALIIFIIFIRTSLLRKIKGLQEQVQERDNLLFLFSSVILFGYLQSLHIYEVFRLQSSSSLGFGLLIFSLCKLSNRFEKWERLVLSVPFICLFFYLMQTLVFHGTSSVYFPWKLNRHLLVSHQLKQPENIEMLQNKLYDEKTRIYYQTLAKTMSSYDCKLDYLVNFTKNSYVPLLSKSFKRVQRSPFYNESMSKIIFQDEQEKITHLFIQKKALLIAADIKQIPENYQVILEVEKPEIPFIQDKITYIAVPKVISSSCQVKN
- a CDS encoding NAD-dependent epimerase/dehydratase family protein; this encodes MTLEQKIRRLQGPILVLGASGFVGANLLRQLLNYRDDVFGTTSRFPAWRLEGLNDENIFAVDLLVDSNIDFLLEKTQPKTIFNCVAFGAYSFEKDSQLIYQTNLNLTAKLLERIATCQISCYVHAGSSSEYGDNCSGPHETELPAPNSDYAVSKIACANLLYFYGKKKQLPCANLRLYSVYGPLEDSSRLIPNLIRHGVEEKYPNFVSPDISRDFVYVDDVSEAFIDTALNLKEEDYGESFNIGSGQKTTIGDVAKVASEIFNINTEPVYNSMENRHWDISDWYANATKAQEKLQWKAKTNFREGLIKTTAWYRELEDKERYHQSSKKFGLDTKYSVTAIIACYKDNQAIPIMYKRLRETFLRLNIEYEIIFVNDCSPDNSEQVIQEISRTDKRVIGISHARNFGSQSAFKSGMEIATKNACVLLDGDLQDPPELIETFVEKWREGYDVVYGRRKKRQAPLFMQIAYKAFYRIFDHFSYLSIPHDAGDFSLMDKKVVQAILQFPERDLFLRGVRAFVGFKQIGINYVRPERMFGVTTNNLAKNIGWAKKGILSFSYTPLTMISFMGTVLLLLTLLLATVQIIIRILVPDSVPEGVTTVLLTILFFGSLNLFSISIVAEYIAKIFEEVKQRPHFIRRTITKNGEIRDAYNVVKN
- a CDS encoding class I SAM-dependent methyltransferase — translated: MIQEGFKPLSNTPPDTLLNKLKFWARLVLDFQTNTVYRHLQEFLPKMQGKVLDIGCGQSPYKHLLNSQKTQYYGLDIEEANQKFNYENSEIIHFDGYNIPLSSDSIDGFICTEVLEHIQEPEKFITEIYRVLKRGGVGILTVPWSARYHYIPYDYYRYTPSTLNQFFQDFSSIKIAPRGTDITVIVSKIIVAYFRGLQSPKKFISWLLKVIVALIVFPFFVLCIFVGHLSLFFGLGSKDDPLGYTIWLKK
- a CDS encoding class I SAM-dependent methyltransferase, yielding HEAAFDSSEEAHYASRTYASFLPEIMQHIPNLDGAIDIGTGDGAFLEELLRTGFTSVIGVEPSQAPILAAKEEIQPLIKHGLFRVEDFQAGTFSLITCFQTLEHLYDPKQMCQDAYTLVKKGGAVFFICHNHRALSAKILRMRSPIFDIEHLQLFSEKSARYLLKTNGFTTITTKVIFNRYPLHYWVKLFPLPLKLKRFCLSFLKKTKIGYLPVSIPAGNLAVIGYKK
- a CDS encoding quinone-dependent dihydroorotate dehydrogenase yields the protein MDLYKSLVGHFLFTLVKTEPEWLHKQTIGSLNWLSKASYYPYTNWLNSLLQQYLCLNDPRLEQTILGMKFPNPLGLAAGFDKDGIAANIWHNFGFGFAELGTVTYHPQPGNPPPRLFRLPLDQAALNRMGFNNSGAVAMAARLTEAKQHLIHPVPIPIGINLGKSKITSLELAAQDYLESFRLLKDLGDYFVVNVSSPNTPGLRSLQDAAMLNQILDGIQQENTAKKPIFVKIAPDLEWEAISDIIALVKTYQIAGLIATNTTISREGLKTQIIEKTGKSPQEEAGGISGKPVRDRSTEVIRFIYQQTQGQMPIIGVGGIFTAQDAWEKITAGACLVQTYTGWIYEGPIMVRRILAGLLTKLEENGLTSISQAIGMGNR
- the mreD gene encoding rod shape-determining protein MreD, coding for MKIPGFTSNRDKKSTSTRRKSYFLIPPLALWHPWWHQIVDWMVIFLTVMLCLLMLPTRLPGMELLGIGPNWLLIWVVAWSVNRPVFSGLLSGIILGLLRDAMTSPDPTHALCLGIVGMLTALMQKQRFIQEDFISIALIVFVMAVVADTIFAFQLSWEGNRHVASIWTYYQRATLASAILSSLWAPVVYYPLNRWWQQMKLIRNS
- the ribD gene encoding bifunctional diaminohydroxyphosphoribosylaminopyrimidine deaminase/5-amino-6-(5-phosphoribosylamino)uracil reductase RibD: MDNFPGVSPASTSLTENHPVVPELVSNDFDSRMMLRCVELARLALGYTSPNPLVGAVVVQNGEIVGEGFHPRAGEPHAEVFALRAAGERAHSSTVYVSLEPCNHYGRTPPCSEGLINAGVSKVVVGMVDPNPLVAGGGIARLRAAGIEVVVGVEEAACRRLNEGFIHRILYQRPLGILKYAMTLDGKIATTAGHSAWVTNQDARTEVYQLRAACDAVIVGGNTVRKDNPFLTSHQVAAHNPLRVVMSRSLNLPEQAWLWDTQEAPTLVVTEVGSSQAFQKMLRSEGVEVVEFSSLTPEIVMGYLYERGFCSVLWECGGILAASAIAQGAVQKIMAFIAPKIIGGDHAPTPVGDLGLTSMTEALPLERVSWRIVGNDCLVEGYLPSKVK